The following proteins come from a genomic window of Eretmochelys imbricata isolate rEreImb1 chromosome 11, rEreImb1.hap1, whole genome shotgun sequence:
- the LOC144272347 gene encoding transcription factor 15-like — protein sequence MKAGGGAASDPESGGSSSESSSDKTLPPAGGPGKRKRKSPRLSGLSKQRQAANARERDRTHSVNSAFSALRTLIPTEPADRKLSKIETLRLAASYIAHLANVLLLQQGEGAEQPCLQYQPRLQGGSTAAAPRPICTFCLSNQRKLNREGEKNLSI from the exons ATGAAGGCCGGCGGGGGTGCCGCATCCGACCCGGagagcggcggcagcagcagcgaAAGCAGCTCGGACAAGACCCTGCCCCCCGCCGGGGGCCCGGGCAAGCGCAAGCGGAAGAGCCCCCGGCTGAGCGGGCTGAGCAAGCAGCGGCAGGCGGCCAACGCCCGGGAGAGGGACCGGACCCACAGCGTCAACTCCGCCTTCAGCGCGCTCCGCACGCTCATCCCCACCGAGCCCGCCGACCGCAAACTCTCCAAGATCGAGACGCTGCGCCTGGCCGCCAGCTACATCGCGCACCTGGCCAACgtgctgctcctgcagcagggcgAGGGGGCGGAGCAGCCTTGCCTGCAGTACCAGCCCCGCCTGCAGGGCGGCAGCACCGCCGCGGCTCCCCGGCCCATCTGCACCTTCTGCCTCAGTAACCAGAGGAAGCTG AacagagaaggggagaaaaacTTGTCTATTTAA